Proteins from one Vespa crabro chromosome 11, iyVesCrab1.2, whole genome shotgun sequence genomic window:
- the LOC124427842 gene encoding CDAN1-interacting nuclease 1 isoform X2, whose product MKINHTKMFGPNKNYYESYIEAVQNGEPIGILLKMAKDIDAPPALLARNVLEKHCGQEDSTVSRKDISRLFKDTTLIEDKDLSYEVYLCILYDDLYGPIADAMGNSIGQEYEMKLQNYLIERNLAFRNEEHLRSRGYDKTPDFKLEVPIAVNGFVVNWIESKARFGNPEMHQKYIKEQFLSYWNRFGPGLVIYWFGYLNTLNQPSEKKFIIMDHFPEEITYMDPNSIKPTTS is encoded by the exons ATGAAGATCAATCACACTAAAATGTTTGGTcccaataaaaattattatgaaag TTACATAGAAGCTGTACAGAATGGAGAACCTATAGGgatcttattaaaaatggCAAAAGACATAGATGCACCACCAGCTTTATTAGCGCGTAATGTTTTAGAAAAACATTGTGGCCAGGAAGATTCTACTG TTTCTCGAAAGGATATTAGCCGACTTTTTAAGGATACAACTCTAATAGAAGATAAGGATCTATCTTATGAGGTGTATTTG tgtATATTATACGATGATCTTTATGGACCGATAGCAGATGCTATGGGCAA ttCGATAGGTCAAGAATATGAGATGAAATTACAGAATTATTTGATAGAACGGAATCTCGCGTTTCGTAACGAAGAACATTTACGATCAAGAGGATACGACAAAACGCCAGATTTTAAACTGGAAGTTCCTATTGCGGTGAATGGTTTCGTTGTTAATTGGATTGAATCAAAGGCACGTTTTGGTAATCCTGAAATgcatcaaaaatatataaaggaacAATTTCTAAGTTATTGGAATAGATTTGGTCCTGGTCTCGTTATTTATTGGTTTGGTTATTTGAATACTCTGAATCAACCCAGtgagaagaaatttattattatggatcATTTTCCAGAAGAGATCACGTATATGGATCCAAATTCGATCAAACCAACAACATCgtga
- the LOC124428028 gene encoding uncharacterized protein LOC124428028 — MSINSSKRTGKDNLTKPAIQSQLARLKREEEEELWISGEELCTEGSSDEEDNKTSSKSFCRTNKNYDPRNSLASGRHHWIVSDNTKEISERSNTNSEGNTISSIEIINSLKMDTSNTRSNSSIDLEINDVSMADDTCSDVIQDEEGQGLKDSEISWKVNRGTIRLLNTGANAATMEPDNKP; from the exons ATGTCTATAAATTCATCGAAACGTACGGGGAAAGATAACCTCACGAAACCGGCAATACAGTCTCAACTTGCCAGATTAAAAAGAGAG gaagaagaagaattatggATATCGGGAGAAGAACTTTGTACGGAAGGGAGTAGCGATGAGGAAGATAACAAAACATCTTCTAAATCATTCTgtagaacaaataaaaattatgatccGCGTAATTCATTGGCCAGCGGTAGACATCATTGGATTGTATCggataatacaaaagaaatttcCGAACGATCGAACACCAATTCCGAAGGAAATACGATATCCTCgatagagataataaattcattgaaaatggATACATCAAATACACGATCGAATTCTTCGATTGATTTGGAAATTAATGACGTTTCAATGGCAGACGATACGTGTTCGGATGTGATACAAGATGAGGAGGGACAAGGCCTTAAAGACTCTGAAATATCGTGGAAGGTTAACAGAGGTACCATCAGGTTACTTAATACAGGTGCAAACGCTGCTACCATGGAACCCGATAATAAACCGTAA
- the LOC124427841 gene encoding putative uncharacterized protein DDB_G0282133, whose product MSRSKKSTISHKLEENKDKFQKPIEQEDHDNSLLSMESKQNEINKNSPIRNSNDIVDRPGHSTPFQKKHLTDSTEDSPEPDYHCSPISVPCTQDGNEVAWDWQNSTKSLSVKSKNENGHLATPKQTRILQKKRNSNSPLLHKPLRRRLVKADNIESIGKFAAELKALTEKMKTIQRNDEDYIENDIDNKDKVENHQGKDESDVLIVLEENISDNKISTSFEELFDESIEDSMVKCSQEIEEKFNLCINKKNNTIDLSNGSREKDTSVTKEKIKSANSSSENSKSSLFSQNSLILNVSSFCKTYSKNTPNCKKNIDTDVKRLEMKEDIKKQSPLNNNIINTHNGDLQNWKNSVKNNSSELFEIPDDSFDDCLATCIEDDKLLSETTEYDDIFPDSEFTTHKNEKNYKHPNSMNKSMTKNITKSNNVSYNSTSCCFNQTSMDSLNKLVNNSGVNNNLTERRKFFKTRSLSDSYFGQEKTTSLNIKPSTSNSRQIIKHSSSSNLPSKLYVNTSGRNTTNGNVNANKNIKSISDKESLHALNTSKIILRDSAIKSTNTKDSQTTLCTPEEIEKKRLEAKMRLEAKRKMQINVKSTITSEIPSKRVQR is encoded by the exons atgagTAGAAGTAAAAAATCGACGATATCGCATAaattggaagaaaataaagataagttTCAAAAGCCAATAGAACAAGAAGATCATg ATAATTCTTTATTGTCAATGGAAAGTAAACAGAATGAAATCAATAAGAATAGTCCAATAAGAAATTCAAATGACATTGTTGATCGTCCAGGTCACAGTACACCATTTCAAAAAAAACATCTTACAGATAGTACAGAAGATTCTCCTGAACCTGATTATCATTGTAGCCCAATATCAGTTCCTTGTACACAAGATGGCAATGAAGTTGCTTGGGATTGGCAAAATTCTACCAAATCTTTATCTGTTAagagtaaaaatgaaaatggtcATCTTGCTACACCTAAACAGACAAGAATACTTCAAAAGAAGCGTAATTCCAATTCTCCTTTGTTACATAAACCTTTAAGAAGGAGATTAGTAAAAGCAGACAATATAGAAAGTATTGGAAAGTTTGCTGCAGAATTAAAAGCATTGactgaaaaaatgaaaactataCAGCGTAATGATGaagattatatagaaaatgatatcgataataaggataaagtAGAAAATCATCAAGGAAAAGATGAATCAGATGTACTAATTGttttagaagaaaatatttctgacAATAAAATAAGCACAAGTTTTGAAGAATTATTTGATGAATCAATTGAAGATTCAATGGTGAAATGTAGTCaagaaatagaggaaaaatttaatctgtgtataaataaaaaaaataatacaattgacTTATCGAATggaagtagagagaaagatacatctgtcacgaaagaaaaaattaaaagtgcAAATAGTTCGAGTGAAAATTCAAAgagctctcttttttctcaaaattctttaattttaaatgttaGTAGTTTCTGTAAGACATATTCTAAGAATACACCTAATTGTAAGAAAAACATAGATACAGATGTAAAAAgattagaaatgaaagaagatatCAAAAAACAATCTcctttaaataacaatattataaatactcaTAATGGGGATCTacaaaattggaaaaattcagtaaaaaataatagttccGAATTATTTGAGATTCCAGATGATTCTTTTGATGACTGTTTAGCTACTTGTATAGAAGATGACAAATTATTATCTGAAACAACAGAATATGATGATATTTTTCCAGATTCAGAATTTACAAcacataaaaatgaaaaaaattataaacatcCTAATTCAATGAACAAAAGCATgactaaaaatataacaaaatcgAATAATGTTAGCTATAATTCCACCAGTTGTTGTTTTAATCAGACTTCTATGGATAGTTTGAATAAACTTGTTAATAATTCTGGTGTCAATAATAATCtaacagaaagaagaaaattttttaaaactaGAAGTTTATCGGATTCATATTTTGGACAAGAAAAAACTACaagtttaaatataaaaccTAGTACATCTAATTCAcgtcaaataataaaacactcttcttcttcaaattTGCCATctaaattatatgtaaatactaGTGGTAGAAATACAACAAATGGAAACGtaaatgcaaataaaaatattaaatcaataagtGACAAGGAAAGCCTGCATGCACTTAATActagtaaaattatattaagagACTCTGCGATCAAAAGTACAAATACAAAAGATTCACAGACTACATTGTGTACGCctgaagaaatagaaaaaaaacgtttAGAAGCAAAAATGAGATtggaagcaaaaagaaaaatgcagataaatgtaaaatcaacCATAACTTCAGAAATACCATCAAAGAGGGTACAAAGGTGa
- the LOC124427842 gene encoding CDAN1-interacting nuclease 1 isoform X1: MQLELYNQIITSIRQFHGLSKDCAKMLKEKYDNVPNNTLYSILSLEIQQKMKINHTKMFGPNKNYYESYIEAVQNGEPIGILLKMAKDIDAPPALLARNVLEKHCGQEDSTVSRKDISRLFKDTTLIEDKDLSYEVYLCILYDDLYGPIADAMGNSIGQEYEMKLQNYLIERNLAFRNEEHLRSRGYDKTPDFKLEVPIAVNGFVVNWIESKARFGNPEMHQKYIKEQFLSYWNRFGPGLVIYWFGYLNTLNQPSEKKFIIMDHFPEEITYMDPNSIKPTTS, from the exons atgcagCTCGAATTGTATAATCAGATAATAACTTCAATCCGACAATTTCACGGATTGTCGAAGGATTGTGCAAAAATGTTAAAGGAAAAATACGACAA TGTGCCAAATAATACATTGTACagtatattatcgttagagaTACAACAAAAGATGAAGATCAATCACACTAAAATGTTTGGTcccaataaaaattattatgaaag TTACATAGAAGCTGTACAGAATGGAGAACCTATAGGgatcttattaaaaatggCAAAAGACATAGATGCACCACCAGCTTTATTAGCGCGTAATGTTTTAGAAAAACATTGTGGCCAGGAAGATTCTACTG TTTCTCGAAAGGATATTAGCCGACTTTTTAAGGATACAACTCTAATAGAAGATAAGGATCTATCTTATGAGGTGTATTTG tgtATATTATACGATGATCTTTATGGACCGATAGCAGATGCTATGGGCAA ttCGATAGGTCAAGAATATGAGATGAAATTACAGAATTATTTGATAGAACGGAATCTCGCGTTTCGTAACGAAGAACATTTACGATCAAGAGGATACGACAAAACGCCAGATTTTAAACTGGAAGTTCCTATTGCGGTGAATGGTTTCGTTGTTAATTGGATTGAATCAAAGGCACGTTTTGGTAATCCTGAAATgcatcaaaaatatataaaggaacAATTTCTAAGTTATTGGAATAGATTTGGTCCTGGTCTCGTTATTTATTGGTTTGGTTATTTGAATACTCTGAATCAACCCAGtgagaagaaatttattattatggatcATTTTCCAGAAGAGATCACGTATATGGATCCAAATTCGATCAAACCAACAACATCgtga
- the LOC124428025 gene encoding protein FAM50 homolog — protein MAHYKGAASEAGRAMQLMKKREIAQQEIELRKKKIEDDLKIHNIENKFATHYNAVEQQLKTSTIGLVTLNEMKAKQENIVKERERKLAQKEQEKEQEKERALAAKQAEKNKQKRQIQALSFNLDEESEQSDEESDAKSDKSEKSKNECYGPVIKKIKKNPDVDTSFLPDREREEEENRLREELRQEWAQKQNALKEEEIEITFSYWDGSGHRRSVIMKKGNSIYQLLQRCLEVLRREFSELKTVMADQLMYVKEDLILPHHYTFYDFIVTKARGKSGPLFTFDVHDDIRVMHDASVETEESHAGKVLLRSWYERNKHIFPASRWEPFDPTKSYDKYTVSDKNKKKDLIK, from the exons ATGGCACACTATAAAGGAGCTGCCAGTGAAGCTGGCCGTGCGATGCAACTCATGAAAAAACGTGAGATTGCACAGCAAGAAATAGAAttgcgaaaaaagaaaatagaagatgacttgaaaattcataatatagaaaacaaatttGCCACGCATTATAATGCTGTGGAACAGCAATTAAAAACATCTACCATTGGTCTTGTTACTTTGAATGAGATGAAAGCTAAGCAAGAGAACATAGTAAAGGAACGTGAAAGGAAACTTGCacaaaaggaacaagaaaaggaacaagaaaaagaaagagcacTTGCCGCAAAACAAgcagagaaaaataaacaaaaaagacaaatacaAGCATTATCATTTAACTTAGATGAAGAGTCTGAACAATCAGATGAGGAATCTGATGCAAAATCTGATAAGTcagaaaaatcaaagaatgAATGTTATGGTCcggttataaaaaaaattaaaaagaatcctGATGTGGATACGAGCTTTTTaccagatagagaaagagaagaagaagaaaatagattaAGAGAAGAATTACGACAAGAATGGGCTCAAAAACAAAATgcattaaaagaagaagaaatagaaattactTTCAGTTATTGGGATGGATCTGGTCATCGACGTAgtgtaattatgaaaaaag GTAATTCAATTTATCAACTCCTTCAAAGATGTCTGGAAGTTTTAAGAAGAGAATTTAGTGAGCTTAAAACTGTAATGGCAGACCAATTAATGTATGTCAAAGAAGATCTTATTTTGCCACatcattatactttttatgaCTTTATTGTCACCaag gcAAGAGGGAAGAGTGGACCTCTTTTTACATTTGATGTTCATGATGATATTAGAGTTATGCATGATGCTTCTGTTGAAACGGAAGAATCACATGCGGGGAAAGTCTTATTAAG atcatggtatgaaagaaataaacacaTATTTCCTGCCAGCAGATGGGAACCTTTTGATCCAACAAAAAGTTATGACAAGTATACGGTTTcggataaaaacaaaaagaaggatttaataaaataa